In the Veillonellaceae bacterium genome, GCAATGACGATACCGTTTGTTAAGAACATTTGAACTGTGTTTGGAAGGCTAACAAAGAGATTTGTTCCGTTAAAACCAACACCACAAGCGATTGAGACCGCAGCAATGATAAAGTTATATTCGTTATTTTCGAAATCAACTTTATTTAGCATTTGAATCCCTTGAAGGGCAACCATACCAAATAGGACAATCATGGCACCACCAAGAACTGGACTTGGAATCATTTGTGCCATTGCTCCAAATTTTGGAAGAAGCCCAAGAATCACAAGGAACAAAGCTGTATAGTAAATTGGACGACGTGTTTTGATTCCTGAAATACGAACCAAACCAACGTTTTGTGAGAATCCAGTATATGGGAAAGTATTGAAAATACCTCCAAGAAGAACGGCTGCACCTTCTGCACGGTAACCGTTACGAAGACGTTTGCTGTCTAATTTTTCACCAGTCAAATCTGACAATGCAAGATAAACACCAGTTGATTCAACCATTGAAACAGTTGCAATGATACACATCATAATGATTGATGTGATTTCAAATTTTGGTGCGCCAAAGTAGAATGGTTGTGGAATGTGAACAAGCGGTGCGTTAGCGACTACTGATGTATCAACCAAGCCCATAAAGGCAGCCACAATCGTTCCACCAATCAAACCAATCAAGATAGAAATTGATTTAATAAAACCTTTAGCAAAGATATTAACCACAAGCACAATAGCAATTGTCACAAGTGCTAAAATCAAAGACTGAGCTGTTGGTGCATCAGCGTTATCACCCATATTACCAATCGCAACTGGAATTAATGTCAAACCGATTGTTGTGATGACAGAACCTGTTACAACTGGTGGGAAGAAATCAGCGATTTTTGAGAAAATACCTGAAATCAAAATCACATAGATACCAGAGACAATCAAAGCGCCAAACATGTAACCTGAACCTTGTTTTGCACCGATGATTGATAATGGAGCTACAGATTGGAAGGCACAACCAAGAACAACTGGAAGCCCTACTCCAAAATGCTTACGCAATTGGAGCTGTAAGAAAGTGGCAACCCCACACATGAAAATATCAGTTGAGATTAGGTAAGTTAATTGCTCAGCTGAATAATTAAGTGCGCTTGCAATCATAATTGGTACGAGGATTGAACCTGCGTACATAGCAAGTAAATGTTGCAAACCTAGGATTGCTGCTTGTGAGTGTTTTTGTTCATTCATTTCCATTTTATGCATC is a window encoding:
- a CDS encoding purine permease, with the protein product MHKMEMNEQKHSQAAILGLQHLLAMYAGSILVPIMIASALNYSAEQLTYLISTDIFMCGVATFLQLQLRKHFGVGLPVVLGCAFQSVAPLSIIGAKQGSGYMFGALIVSGIYVILISGIFSKIADFFPPVVTGSVITTIGLTLIPVAIGNMGDNADAPTAQSLILALVTIAIVLVVNIFAKGFIKSISILIGLIGGTIVAAFMGLVDTSVVANAPLVHIPQPFYFGAPKFEITSIIMMCIIATVSMVESTGVYLALSDLTGEKLDSKRLRNGYRAEGAAVLLGGIFNTFPYTGFSQNVGLVRISGIKTRRPIYYTALFLVILGLLPKFGAMAQMIPSPVLGGAMIVLFGMVALQGIQMLNKVDFENNEYNFIIAAVSIACGVGFNGTNLFVSLPNTVQMFLTNGIVIAALFAVVLNLILNGKPKK